The following coding sequences lie in one Flagellimonas eckloniae genomic window:
- a CDS encoding SusD/RagB family nutrient-binding outer membrane lipoprotein encodes MKNIIYKRILKHFFTGIFLVFAFIGCEDYLDVDVDSDSPTIAPQNQLLPNIHVGVANMADFNFWSGDMLQVYTHQFTAREEQDQYGTKADNINLNNDWDNFYLTLTDIETLIAQSTESGDNVYIGIAQILKAYMVSVAVDLWGDIPLSEATLLEQGVVSPVFDDQEAVYQTVLDLIDEGKANVASGAGNNFPAGDDLFYGGATANWVKFANTLKFKLYNQIRTTALFDQSDFNALVADDNFLTSSADDFQFTHTANQAPTDERNQLFISAYGGAQVTYYGSPWFYEILRGVNPNIHTGNPDPRLAYYFVNQLVPGQFPRDQGDAVTGDPNADYWDASTGFFSIRFGSIGPDRDGAVQNDATFPGIFPCGGRYDDGQGFARTIASGTGVAPRRILTYDEFLYIQAELILDGVLPGDAGVKLREAMEASFAKVDEVVAGTGTTQAVPTLSGSTEVNDFMDAIIAEYDAASDAKKLEIIMTQKWVATFADPMDQYTDYRRTGYPILADPSGSQSPEYQLDNGDGFPLLDNLTVLNNPFQLSFFWPQPELNLNQNAPAQKDPGTYSIFWDN; translated from the coding sequence ATGAAAAATATAATATATAAAAGAATCCTTAAACACTTTTTTACGGGGATATTTTTGGTATTCGCATTCATTGGATGTGAGGATTATCTAGATGTGGATGTAGATAGCGATTCTCCAACAATAGCTCCACAGAACCAACTCTTACCGAATATACATGTAGGAGTTGCTAACATGGCAGACTTTAATTTTTGGTCTGGTGATATGCTGCAGGTATACACACACCAATTTACTGCTAGGGAAGAGCAAGACCAATATGGCACGAAAGCAGACAATATCAATTTAAACAACGATTGGGACAACTTTTATTTGACCCTTACAGATATTGAAACTTTGATTGCCCAGTCCACTGAAAGTGGTGATAATGTTTACATTGGAATAGCCCAAATACTTAAGGCCTATATGGTTTCAGTAGCAGTTGATCTTTGGGGCGATATTCCTTTATCTGAGGCAACACTTCTGGAACAAGGAGTCGTTAGTCCGGTTTTTGATGACCAAGAAGCTGTTTATCAAACAGTTCTTGATTTGATTGATGAAGGAAAAGCAAATGTAGCCAGTGGGGCAGGAAATAATTTCCCAGCTGGGGATGACTTGTTTTATGGAGGTGCAACTGCCAATTGGGTAAAGTTTGCCAATACGCTTAAGTTTAAACTATACAACCAGATTAGGACCACCGCTTTGTTTGATCAGTCGGATTTTAATGCATTAGTTGCTGATGATAACTTTCTTACATCAAGTGCAGATGACTTTCAATTTACCCATACTGCAAATCAAGCTCCTACAGATGAGCGTAATCAACTTTTTATTTCTGCATACGGCGGAGCCCAAGTTACCTATTACGGAAGTCCTTGGTTCTATGAAATACTTAGAGGTGTTAATCCAAATATACATACAGGTAACCCAGATCCAAGGTTGGCCTATTATTTTGTAAATCAATTGGTGCCTGGGCAGTTCCCACGAGATCAAGGAGACGCGGTTACAGGTGATCCAAATGCAGATTACTGGGATGCTTCAACGGGCTTTTTTAGTATTCGTTTCGGTAGTATTGGACCAGATAGGGATGGAGCAGTGCAAAATGATGCTACTTTTCCAGGGATATTCCCTTGCGGGGGGCGTTATGATGATGGACAAGGTTTTGCAAGGACCATTGCTAGTGGAACCGGGGTAGCTCCAAGAAGAATCCTTACGTATGACGAGTTTTTGTACATACAGGCAGAACTTATTCTGGACGGTGTACTGCCAGGAGATGCTGGGGTAAAACTCAGAGAAGCCATGGAGGCAAGTTTTGCTAAGGTAGACGAAGTTGTTGCAGGTACAGGAACAACACAAGCAGTTCCAACATTATCCGGATCAACAGAGGTTAATGATTTTATGGATGCAATTATTGCGGAATATGATGCTGCTTCTGATGCCAAAAAGTTAGAAATAATAATGACCCAAAAGTGGGTAGCAACTTTTGCTGACCCAATGGATCAATATACTGATTATAGAAGAACGGGCTATCCTATTTTGGCAGATCCATCTGGATCTCAAAGCCCAGAATATCAGTTGGATAATGGGGATGGATTTCCACTATTGGATAACCTTACTGTTTTGAACAATCCTTTTCAGTTATCCTTTTTCTGGCCACAGCCCGAGCTGAATCTAAATCAGAATGCTCCAGCGCAGAAAGACCCTGGAACGTATTCAATTTTTTGGGATAACTAA
- a CDS encoding aryl-sulfate sulfotransferase has protein sequence MKRNHLYVTLLVSSFIFFGCSGDNGINPPIPEEPNSDEDFVGIPLENTIGVLLNITDSYKGYTLFTIHKTTYLIDNCGQVVNKWISEYDRGGAFHLLEDGSLLRSGKIDNPDLPYGGIGGIIEKFDWDGNLTWQYTYSSSTYSQHHGLYPLPNGNILILAVHVMNESEALKAGRNPENLSEGVLYNEAILEIEPLGNNDGTIVWEWSAWDHFVQNFDNTKDNFGVVADNPQLLDINFLGTAEGNADWLHFNALSYNADLDQIILGSQKLSEIYILDHSVTTQEAKGGSGGNSGMGGDFLYRWGNPAAYGHGNVEDQQFFGQHNPHWISGNFPDGNKILVFNNGLGRDISYSSVEIIEPTMAGTYNYEYNLGEPYAPAQPEWSYTAPNDPTSFYSRILSSAQRLPNGNTLICEGTSGTFFEINEADETVWKYINPVTSQGEVLTQGDDPISNVFQVIRYDPEYPGLLGKDLNPSNPIEKGFNIGDCK, from the coding sequence GTGAAAAGGAATCATTTATATGTAACCTTATTAGTAAGTAGCTTTATTTTTTTTGGCTGCTCAGGGGATAATGGGATAAACCCACCTATTCCGGAAGAACCAAATTCTGATGAGGATTTTGTTGGAATTCCTTTGGAGAATACAATCGGAGTACTTTTAAATATAACAGATTCCTATAAAGGATATACTTTATTTACTATCCATAAAACTACATACCTTATAGATAATTGCGGACAGGTTGTAAATAAATGGATAAGTGAGTATGATAGAGGAGGCGCTTTTCATTTGTTGGAAGATGGCTCTTTATTACGTTCAGGAAAAATTGATAATCCCGATTTGCCTTACGGAGGCATTGGGGGAATTATAGAAAAGTTTGATTGGGATGGAAACTTGACTTGGCAATATACCTATTCGAGTTCTACGTATAGCCAGCACCATGGACTGTATCCATTGCCAAATGGGAATATTTTAATTTTGGCCGTCCACGTAATGAATGAGTCAGAAGCATTGAAAGCGGGAAGGAATCCTGAGAATCTTTCAGAAGGAGTACTTTACAACGAAGCTATATTGGAAATAGAACCATTGGGCAATAATGATGGCACCATTGTGTGGGAATGGAGTGCATGGGACCATTTTGTGCAGAATTTTGATAATACCAAAGATAATTTTGGAGTTGTTGCGGATAATCCCCAATTGTTGGACATTAATTTTTTAGGTACCGCTGAGGGTAATGCGGATTGGCTTCATTTTAATGCGTTAAGCTACAATGCTGATCTTGATCAAATTATTTTGGGTTCGCAAAAATTGAGTGAAATATATATTCTAGATCATTCGGTCACAACCCAGGAGGCCAAAGGTGGTTCGGGAGGAAATAGTGGAATGGGCGGCGATTTTTTATACCGATGGGGAAATCCAGCGGCCTATGGACATGGTAACGTGGAAGATCAGCAATTTTTTGGACAGCATAATCCACATTGGATATCAGGCAATTTTCCAGATGGAAATAAGATACTCGTTTTCAACAATGGTCTCGGTAGGGACATTTCCTATTCTTCAGTTGAAATTATAGAACCAACAATGGCCGGGACGTATAATTATGAATACAATCTGGGAGAGCCATACGCTCCCGCACAACCAGAATGGTCATATACAGCACCAAATGACCCTACGTCATTTTATTCAAGAATATTGTCAAGTGCACAACGCTTACCAAATGGTAATACATTGATATGTGAGGGTACATCTGGCACTTTTTTTGAAATAAACGAAGCCGATGAAACCGTATGGAAGTATATAAATCCAGTAACGTCGCAAGGTGAAGTTTTAACACAAGGGGATGATCCTATATCCAATGTGTTTCAGGTTATTAGATATGACCCAGAATACCCAGGATTGTTGGGTAAAGACCTAAATCCATCCAATCCAATTGAAAAAGGTTTTAATATTGGGGATTGTAAATAG
- a CDS encoding 6-carboxytetrahydropterin synthase: protein MIATICRKAHFNAAHRLHNPKWSNEKNREVFGKCNSPNYHGHNFDLEVRIRGEVNPDTGFVMDLAVLGTLIEEEIEDRFDHKNLNTDCPEFEGLLPSTEHFVKVIYDILKPKLGKEQLLHISLHETQKNSAEYGDW, encoded by the coding sequence ATGATAGCCACAATTTGCAGAAAAGCCCATTTTAATGCAGCCCATAGACTGCACAACCCCAAATGGAGCAATGAAAAGAATAGAGAGGTTTTTGGAAAATGCAATAGTCCAAATTATCATGGACATAATTTTGATTTGGAAGTAAGAATAAGAGGTGAAGTAAACCCGGATACAGGTTTTGTGATGGATTTGGCCGTTTTGGGAACTCTTATCGAAGAAGAAATTGAAGACCGGTTCGATCATAAGAACCTAAACACGGATTGTCCGGAATTTGAAGGATTGTTGCCTTCTACAGAACATTTTGTGAAAGTCATTTATGATATTTTGAAACCAAAATTGGGAAAAGAGCAACTATTGCATATTTCGTTGCATGAAACCCAGAAGAATTCGGCAGAATATGGAGATTGGTGA
- a CDS encoding UDP-N-acetylmuramoyl-tripeptide--D-alanyl-D-alanine ligase, whose protein sequence is MTLEELHVLFLQYPSICTDTRKITKDCIFFALKGPNFNGNKFAKAALKKGASYAIVDEEEHSTSERCILVDDVLETLQKLATFHRNKNTARVISLTGSNGKTTTKELISQVLSRKYKTIATKGNLNNHIGVPLTLLSIKPETEIAIVEMGANHQGEIAFLSSIAQPDFGYITNFGKAHLEGFGGVEGVIKGKSELYDYLIPNNKYVFLNADDPIQQEKLGSYINKSGYSQENHQYYTISFVSANPFVVLEMENMRIETQLIGKYNFSNCCAAVLMGKYFNVPLSEIKIAIEKYQPQNNRSQIITKNGFRIIMDAYNANPTSMQAALENFELMETDNKTLILGDMFELGQDAEKEHQSIVNLARNKGFTHAFFVGENFFNTETSFKKFKSFDDFRKHLEENPLKTGNLLIKGSRGMALERVLDLL, encoded by the coding sequence ATGACATTGGAAGAACTTCACGTACTGTTTTTACAGTACCCCTCAATTTGCACAGATACACGTAAAATAACGAAAGACTGTATATTCTTTGCATTAAAAGGTCCCAACTTCAATGGCAACAAATTTGCTAAAGCTGCTCTAAAAAAAGGTGCATCATATGCTATAGTTGATGAAGAAGAACATTCCACTTCTGAAAGGTGTATCTTGGTTGATGATGTTTTGGAAACCCTTCAAAAGCTTGCCACATTCCACCGGAATAAAAATACTGCAAGAGTTATTTCATTGACTGGAAGCAATGGCAAAACCACCACAAAAGAATTGATCAGTCAAGTTCTTTCGCGTAAGTATAAGACCATTGCAACAAAAGGAAATTTAAACAATCATATAGGAGTACCCCTAACCCTGTTATCCATAAAACCGGAAACTGAGATAGCCATTGTTGAAATGGGTGCGAACCATCAAGGGGAAATAGCATTCTTAAGCAGTATAGCACAACCAGATTTTGGTTATATCACCAACTTTGGAAAAGCCCATTTAGAAGGCTTTGGTGGTGTTGAAGGTGTAATCAAAGGAAAAAGTGAGCTGTATGATTATCTAATTCCGAATAACAAATACGTTTTTTTAAATGCAGATGACCCTATACAACAGGAAAAATTGGGTTCGTACATTAACAAGTCTGGTTACAGCCAAGAAAATCATCAGTATTATACTATCAGTTTTGTGTCTGCCAACCCTTTTGTGGTTCTTGAAATGGAAAATATGAGGATTGAAACACAATTGATCGGCAAGTATAATTTTTCAAATTGCTGTGCTGCAGTACTTATGGGGAAATACTTTAATGTACCCTTATCAGAAATAAAAATTGCAATTGAGAAGTATCAACCCCAAAACAACCGTTCCCAGATTATCACTAAAAATGGATTTCGTATCATTATGGATGCTTATAATGCCAATCCAACTAGTATGCAGGCTGCATTGGAGAATTTTGAGCTAATGGAAACAGATAATAAGACTCTTATTCTTGGCGACATGTTTGAGCTTGGACAAGATGCCGAAAAAGAACACCAATCAATAGTAAACTTGGCAAGAAACAAAGGGTTTACCCATGCGTTTTTTGTAGGTGAGAACTTCTTCAACACTGAAACTTCATTTAAAAAATTCAAGTCTTTTGACGATTTTAGAAAACATCTTGAAGAAAATCCATTAAAAACCGGAAACCTTTTGATTAAAGGGTCACGAGGTATGGCATTGGAACGAGTCTTGGATTTGTTATAA
- the gldJ gene encoding gliding motility lipoprotein GldJ: protein MKKHFIKVVLSFAVVVGGFSSCKNSSSSSSKNVSRATGWKINAKEGGFQYNSDFKEQVTPPGTVFIEGGTFTKGKVQDDIMHDWNNTPTQQHVQSFYMDETEVTNVMYLEYLDYLKAVYPPENPNYKNIYNGALPDTLVWRNRLGFNETMTNSYLRHPAYAEYPVVGVNWVQASQYAEWRTDRVNEAMLEKEGYLAQDAKYKVLNGEIGGTFSTEAYLNNPESVYGGQIDSLQGKQKRDSINTFAKRSSGIIMPEYRLPTETEWEYAAQALIGSREYNNYRGRKKYPWEGDYTRNGQRVGRGDQLANFKQAKGDYGGIAGWSDDGADITAEVKSYKSNDFGLYDMAGNVSEWVADVYRPIVDDEISDFNYYRGNIFLKKAIDEDGKVKVLRDDIVYDTLPNGKIVALNLPGEIEMVPVTEEETYLRTNFSSSDNRGYRDGDPGSSRFFERFSDENDNRKMYDSPKHKVERDSTGKILRQYDTSNYRTSLINDEVRVYKGGSWRDRAFWLDPAQRRYLPQYMATDDVGFRCAMSRVGSKSKTKNKTVRHKKAK, encoded by the coding sequence ATGAAAAAACACTTTATAAAAGTTGTACTTTCTTTCGCAGTAGTTGTTGGAGGTTTTTCCAGTTGTAAAAATTCCTCATCTTCTTCTTCCAAAAATGTATCAAGAGCCACAGGATGGAAGATTAATGCAAAAGAAGGTGGTTTTCAATATAATTCAGATTTCAAGGAACAAGTAACTCCTCCTGGAACTGTTTTTATTGAAGGGGGAACATTTACCAAAGGTAAAGTTCAAGATGACATTATGCATGATTGGAACAACACACCCACGCAACAGCATGTGCAATCATTCTATATGGATGAAACTGAGGTGACCAATGTAATGTATTTGGAATATTTGGATTATCTGAAAGCGGTATATCCACCAGAAAATCCAAACTATAAAAATATTTATAACGGAGCATTGCCAGATACCTTGGTTTGGAGAAACAGATTGGGCTTCAATGAGACCATGACCAATAGCTACTTAAGACACCCTGCTTATGCGGAATATCCTGTTGTAGGTGTTAACTGGGTGCAAGCCTCACAGTATGCGGAGTGGAGAACTGATAGAGTTAATGAAGCCATGTTGGAAAAAGAAGGATACTTGGCCCAAGATGCAAAATATAAAGTATTGAATGGTGAAATTGGCGGTACTTTTAGTACTGAAGCCTATTTGAACAACCCAGAATCAGTTTACGGGGGTCAAATAGATTCTTTACAAGGAAAACAAAAGCGTGATTCCATTAATACGTTTGCAAAAAGAAGTAGTGGCATCATTATGCCAGAATACAGACTTCCAACTGAAACAGAATGGGAATATGCAGCTCAGGCACTCATTGGTTCCAGAGAATACAATAACTATAGAGGTAGAAAAAAATATCCATGGGAAGGTGATTATACCAGAAATGGACAGCGTGTAGGTCGTGGAGACCAATTGGCCAACTTTAAGCAAGCCAAAGGTGACTATGGTGGAATTGCCGGTTGGTCTGATGATGGAGCCGACATCACGGCTGAAGTAAAATCGTATAAATCAAACGATTTTGGTCTTTATGACATGGCAGGTAATGTATCTGAATGGGTAGCCGATGTTTATCGCCCAATTGTTGATGATGAAATAAGTGATTTCAACTATTACCGAGGAAATATATTCCTTAAAAAGGCTATCGATGAAGATGGTAAAGTAAAAGTTTTACGTGATGATATAGTCTATGACACACTGCCGAATGGGAAAATCGTTGCCTTAAATCTTCCAGGTGAGATTGAAATGGTACCAGTTACCGAAGAAGAAACCTATTTGAGAACAAACTTCTCTTCTAGTGATAATAGAGGTTACCGAGATGGTGATCCAGGTTCTTCCAGATTTTTTGAAAGATTTAGTGATGAGAATGACAATAGAAAAATGTACGACTCGCCAAAGCATAAGGTTGAGCGTGATTCTACAGGTAAGATTCTTCGTCAGTATGACACTTCCAACTACAGAACTTCTTTGATTAATGATGAAGTACGTGTTTATAAGGGAGGTTCCTGGAGAGATAGAGCATTTTGGCTAGATCCAGCGCAGCGTAGATACCTACCGCAATACATGGCAACAGATGATGTTGGATTCAGATGTGCGATGTCCAGAGTTGGTTCTAAGTCCAAAACAAAGAACAAAACTGTAAGACACAAAAAAGCTAAATAG
- the porV gene encoding type IX secretion system outer membrane channel protein PorV encodes MKKLLILVVILGITPFARAQQERVITTAVPFLTIAADARASGMGDMGVATSVDAFSQQWNPAKFAFANQKTGVGISYTPYLESIVNDVSLLNANFYNKINDRSAFAVSLRYFGLGEIELRQTIDEDATLVKPNEFAIDGSYSLKLSQTFSMAVGGRFISSNLRFQDGAQDSQAANAFAVDISGFYRSREIAYNSFDGRWRAGFNVSNLGGKIQYDEGGQENFLPTNLKFGAGFDFILDQDNVIGLHTEFNKLLVPTPRDFTGDGQITAEDNDEYQQIGFFSGVFESFGDAPDGFGEELKEITWALGAEYKYQEAFMLRAGYFNENEEKGARQFFTLGAGFKFKAAQIDLSYLFSTSQVRNPLENTLRFSLTFNFGEEYVND; translated from the coding sequence ATGAAAAAGTTACTGATATTGGTAGTGATTCTTGGCATAACCCCTTTTGCAAGAGCACAACAAGAAAGAGTAATTACTACAGCTGTTCCATTTCTAACTATTGCAGCAGATGCCAGGGCATCTGGTATGGGAGATATGGGAGTTGCCACTTCCGTTGATGCTTTCTCACAACAGTGGAATCCGGCAAAATTCGCTTTCGCCAACCAAAAAACTGGAGTAGGGATAAGTTATACACCATATTTGGAAAGCATTGTTAATGATGTTTCCCTGTTAAACGCAAATTTTTATAATAAGATTAATGATCGAAGCGCATTTGCAGTGAGCCTTCGCTATTTTGGTTTAGGAGAAATTGAACTCCGTCAGACAATAGATGAGGATGCTACTTTGGTGAAGCCCAATGAATTTGCTATCGATGGATCCTATTCGTTAAAGTTAAGCCAAACTTTTTCCATGGCTGTAGGTGGTAGGTTTATAAGTTCAAATCTTAGATTCCAAGACGGCGCTCAGGATTCACAGGCTGCAAATGCTTTTGCAGTGGATATTTCAGGTTTTTATCGATCTAGAGAGATTGCTTATAATAGTTTTGATGGTCGTTGGAGAGCTGGATTCAATGTTTCCAATCTTGGAGGCAAAATTCAATATGACGAAGGTGGTCAGGAAAACTTCTTGCCAACGAATCTTAAGTTTGGTGCTGGGTTTGATTTCATACTGGATCAAGACAACGTTATTGGTCTTCATACAGAATTTAACAAGTTATTGGTGCCAACCCCTAGAGATTTTACGGGAGATGGGCAGATTACAGCCGAGGATAATGATGAATATCAACAAATAGGTTTCTTCAGTGGTGTTTTTGAATCTTTTGGAGATGCTCCTGATGGTTTTGGAGAAGAACTAAAAGAAATTACTTGGGCACTTGGGGCAGAATATAAGTATCAAGAAGCATTTATGCTTAGGGCAGGGTATTTCAACGAAAACGAGGAAAAAGGAGCAAGGCAATTCTTTACGTTGGGCGCAGGATTCAAGTTTAAAGCGGCTCAAATAGATTTATCTTATTTATTCTCAACTTCACAAGTTAGAAACCCATTGGAAAATACATTGCGTTTCTCCCTTACCTTCAACTTTGGTGAGGAGTATGTGAATGACTAA
- a CDS encoding cytidine deaminase gives MKKQHIGFELSIYENDEDLSRNEQKLLSDAEKARENAYAPYSNFKVGAAVLLENGETVIGNNQENSSYPSGLCAERVAIFQAGAKYPGIPIKTIAISATSKDYVVDTPAGPCGNCRQSIIEYEQKQKAPVSLLLRGQIGPIYKCDSVADILPLAFSSSFLSDS, from the coding sequence ATGAAGAAACAACATATTGGTTTTGAGCTTTCCATTTATGAGAATGATGAAGATCTGTCACGAAACGAACAAAAATTGTTAAGTGATGCGGAAAAAGCTAGGGAGAATGCCTATGCACCTTATTCAAATTTTAAGGTAGGAGCGGCTGTCTTATTGGAAAATGGAGAAACGGTTATTGGTAATAATCAGGAGAATTCATCGTATCCATCAGGGCTTTGTGCAGAACGTGTAGCCATATTTCAGGCTGGAGCAAAATATCCTGGTATTCCTATCAAAACCATTGCTATTAGTGCAACTTCAAAGGATTATGTGGTCGATACCCCTGCAGGTCCATGTGGCAATTGCAGGCAATCTATTATTGAGTATGAGCAAAAACAAAAAGCGCCTGTTTCATTGTTACTTCGTGGCCAAATAGGACCAATATATAAGTGTGATTCCGTTGCTGATATTTTACCACTGGCATTTAGCAGTTCATTTTTGAGCGATTCTTAA
- the pdhA gene encoding pyruvate dehydrogenase (acetyl-transferring) E1 component subunit alpha — protein MKKITKEVYLKWYEDMLFWRKFEDKLAAVYIQQKVRGFLHLYNGQEAVLAGSLHAMDLTKDRMITAYRNHVQPIGMGVDPKRVMAELFGKVTGTSKGMGGSMHIFSKEHRFYGGHGIVGGQIPLGAGLAFADKYFKRDNVTLCYMGDGAVRQGSLHEAFNLAMLWQLPVVFICENNGYAMGTSVARTSYSTEIWKLGLGYEMPCGPVDGMDPTIVAKEVDKAIERARSGGGPTFLEMKTYRYRGHSMSDAQHYRTKEEVEEYKKIDPITQVKDVIFEKGYASEDEIKEVDKRVKSLVSECEKFAEESDFPPVQQLYDTVYEQEDYPFLQHKL, from the coding sequence ATGAAAAAAATCACCAAAGAGGTTTACCTAAAATGGTACGAAGACATGTTGTTCTGGAGAAAGTTCGAGGACAAACTTGCTGCAGTTTATATTCAACAAAAAGTTAGAGGTTTTCTACATCTATATAATGGTCAGGAAGCTGTTCTGGCGGGCTCATTACATGCAATGGATTTGACCAAGGATAGAATGATAACTGCATACAGGAACCATGTGCAACCAATTGGCATGGGGGTAGACCCAAAAAGGGTAATGGCCGAGCTTTTTGGAAAAGTAACGGGTACCTCCAAAGGTATGGGTGGTTCTATGCATATTTTTTCCAAAGAACACCGTTTTTATGGAGGGCATGGAATTGTTGGAGGACAGATTCCTCTGGGAGCTGGATTGGCCTTTGCGGACAAATACTTTAAAAGAGATAATGTTACCCTATGTTATATGGGTGATGGTGCGGTTCGCCAAGGTTCTTTGCATGAAGCTTTCAACTTGGCAATGCTTTGGCAATTGCCTGTAGTCTTTATTTGTGAAAATAACGGATACGCTATGGGAACCTCAGTAGCAAGAACGTCATATTCCACCGAAATATGGAAACTGGGACTAGGATATGAAATGCCTTGTGGCCCTGTTGATGGTATGGACCCTACCATTGTTGCCAAAGAAGTTGATAAAGCCATAGAACGGGCTCGCTCTGGAGGAGGACCTACTTTCCTAGAGATGAAGACCTATCGTTACCGTGGACATTCCATGTCAGATGCGCAACATTATCGAACAAAAGAAGAGGTTGAAGAATATAAGAAAATAGACCCAATCACTCAGGTTAAAGATGTGATTTTTGAAAAGGGATATGCATCTGAGGATGAGATCAAGGAGGTCGATAAAAGGGTAAAAAGTTTGGTATCGGAATGTGAGAAGTTTGCTGAAGAATCAGATTTCCCCCCAGTTCAACAACTATATGACACGGTTTACGAACAAGAAGATTATCCATTTTTACAACATAAATTATAA